AGCGCATCAGCTGGGTGCGCGGCTGTCCATTGCGGTCAACCCCGGCATAGAGCAATTGCCCCGCCTGCCGTTCGCCCGTGGCGGCGCGGCGATAGGCGATGATGACATCGAATTCGTCGTTCGCGCGGACTTCGCGGTCCATGTCGATCTGCGCGTCGAGTGCCTTGAGATATTCCTGCACCGCGCTGGCGGGGACGCCGGCCTGCCGCATCGAGCGGTAGAGGCTGGAACCGACCAGCCCGCGCACCCGCAGCGGGGTTTCGTCGACGCGGATGATGTTGCGCTTCAGCGCCAGCGGCCCCGTTGGCGCGACAGGGGTGCCGTCCTCGGCAACCACGCCCACGCCGGAGCGTGCGAGTTCAAGTTCCAGATCGAACCGCGCGCGGAAGGCAAGACTGTCGAGCGGGCGCGGCACATTCGGCCCCGGACGGCGGCCAAGCACCAGGTCCATCTGCGTGCCGGGCGCGATGTCGCCAACCGCCACCGCCTGCCCGACCAGCGCAGCGGCACGGTCGATATCCCCGGGGGCAACCCCGGCGCGGCGCAGCATCGAGGCAAAGCTGTCGCCCGGCGCGAGCGTGACGACGAACTGGATCTGCGGCCGTTCGGGCGCGCTCTTGAGCGGGATCACCGCGGTGGTCGGCCCCATTCGCCGGCCACTGTCTGCGCCGAGTGCGAGCGGCAGGATCATCTGGCTGCGCAATTCGCTCTGGATGGCATCGCCCTGCGGCATCGCGGGGCGGGCTTCCAGCGGGGTGAGATCGGGCCAGAAGGCAAGCGCCACCACGCCCAGCCCCACCATCGTGCCCAGCCCGCGCAACCAGCGGCGGCTGCCGATCTGCTCGGCAAGGTCAGGGGCAAGGTCGAGCCGGTCGAACCAGCCGGAGGCGTCAAGACGCCATGTTTCATAGCGCGCGGCCAGCGCATCGAACCGCGCGGCAAGCTTGCGCTTCGCCTTCTGCGCCTGGGTCGGCTTGGCGAGCTGCCGCGAATTGCGCAGATAGGGGAGGAGGTCGCGCGCGGTTTCCGGATCGATCGCACCGGGCGTAACAGGCACGAGGGCGCGGCTTTCCGACGCGTCACCATCCACGAGCGCGGCGTCGTCCGGATCGCCTCCGTCATTCACTTTGCGCGCTTGATCCAACATTCCTGCCCCGAAAGCGGTGCCCTGTCGGGGCGATCATGACACGACCCGAGGGCGCACCCCGGAACCCGCCTTGTCGCATTTTTCTGCCAGAACAAAGTAAATCCGGCGTTAACCAGCGACCAGCCGCATTGCGCATGCGGTAAGGTGTTGTGCGTAGATGGGTCTGCCCCCCACGCATGGCCTTGCCCGCTCCGGTCAAGCCTGACAGAACCGCCCGCACTGTGCCAGTTCCCCCGCCCGCCCGTCCCGCTTCGTTGCGGGGCAACACCGCCAGAGACGCCGCTCGCGACGAGCGGGTGCGTGCGGTGCTCGGGCCGACCAATACCGGCAAGACGCACCTCGCCATCGAACGGATGTGCGGCCACTCCTCTGGCATGATGGGCTTTCCGCTGCGGCTGCTGGCGCGCGAGGTCTATGACCGGGTGCGCGCGATCAAGGGCGACAAGCAGGTGGCGCTGATCACCGGCGAGGAACGGATCGAACCGCCCGACGCGCGCTATTTCCTCTGCACCGCCGAAGCCATGCCGCGCACGGCGGGAGACGTCGCCTTCGTCGCGATCGACGAGGCGCAGTTGGGCGCGGATCCCGAACGCGGGCATATCTTCACCGACCGGCTGCTCCACGCACGCGGGCGGGAGGAGACGATGATCCTCGGCTCGGCCACCCTGGAACCGATGGTCAAGGCGCTGATCCCCAAGGCGGAAGTGACCAGCCGCCCGCGTTTCTCGACATTGAGCCATGCGGGGGTCTGCAAGCTGTCGCGCCTGCCCAAGCGCTCTGCCGTCGTCGCTTTCAGCGTCGAGCAGGTCTACGCTATGGCCGAAGCCTTGCGGCGCTTCCGCGGCGGGGCGGCGGTGGTGATGGGGGCGCTCTCGCCCGAAACGCGCAACAAGCAGGTCGCCATGTTCCAGTCGGGTGAGGTCGATTACATCGTCGCCACCGATGCTATCGGCATGGGGTTGAACCTCGATCTCGATCATGTCGCCTTCGCCGCGCTGAGCAAGTTCGACGGGCGGCGCAAGCGGCGGCTCACCCCCTCGGAGATGGCGCAGATCGCCGGACGCGCGGGGCGGCACCAGCGCGATGGCACCTTCGGAACACTCTCGGGCACCGGAAAAGGTGATGGCGAACCACTCGAATTCACCGACGAGGAAGTCTACGCGATCGAGGAGCACAAGTTCGCGCCCCTCACCCACCTGTTCTGGCGTGATGCCGATCCGCGCTTCGACCGGCTTGAAACGCTGATCGCCGATCTGGAGGCGCGGCCCGATCACGCCGTGCTCAAAGCCGCGCCCGAGGCCATCGACATGGCGGTGCTGCGCCGTCTCGCCGCAGACCCCATCGCCGATTCCGTGCGTGGCGCTGGATCGGTGCGACGGTTCTGGGAGGCGTGCTCGCTCCCCGATTTCCGCAGCCTCGGCGTCGAACAGCATGCACGCTTTGTCGCGCGGCTGTGGGAGGACTTGCGCGGCGGCTATCTCGGCGCGGATTTCGTCGCCGCACGCATCGCCGAGCTTGACCGGATGCAAGGCGACATCGACACGCTGCAAGGGCGGATTGCGGCGATTCGCAGCTGGGCTTACATTTGCCAGCGGCCCGATTGGGTGCTGGCACGCGACGAAATGGCCGCACGCGCACGCGCGGTCGAGGCGAAGCTTTCGGATGCGCTGCACGCGCGGCTGACCGAGCGCTTCGTGAACCGAAGGACGACACTCTTGATGAAATCGCTGGGGCAGGACGCAAGCGCGCTGCCCGTCACGCTTGAACCCGATGGCCACCTCACCGTGGAAGGGGAAAGCATCGGCCGGCTTGAAGGCTTCCGTTTCCATGTCGACCCGAATGCGGGCGTCGCCGACCGGCGGATGCTGCTGGCCGCCGGAGAGAAAGCGCTGCCCGCATTGTTGGAACGCCGCGCAGACTGGCTGCTGTCGCAGGGCATCACCGAACTGGAAATCTCGGGCGGGGCGATCCGCTGGCAAAGCCGCGCGCTGGCCGACATCTCCTTCCCCGGGCATCCCGGTTCGGGCAATTTCGGCACACCGAAGCTCGCCCTGACCCGCGATGTCGTGCTGCTGCCAGAAGCCGCGAAGGCCAAGCTGGAGGCGGGCCTTGCCGCATGGCTCGACAAGCAGCTCGAACCGCTTGAACCCTTGCGCAAGCTGGCCGAAGCCGCGCGCGATCCCAATGCCGGGTCGCAGGCGCGCGCGCTGGTCATCACCCTGATCGAAGCGCGCGGCGTGATCAGCCGCGAGGAAGCGGGGCTGGAAAACCTGCCCAAGGAAATGCGCCCCTATCTGCGCAAGCTCGGGATCACCTTCGGCGCGCTCGATATCTTCGATGCGCCGCTGCTGAAGCCCGCGCCGCGCAAGCTGCTCCACGCACTGGGCCTTGATCTGCGCCCGGTGCAGGACGCGATGCTGCCGGTGCTCGCCGAGGGGAGCTGGGCCAAGGGACGCCTTCCCGCAGGATACCGCTATGCCGGCGCGCAGGCGATCCGCGTCGATCTGGCCGAGAAGATTCTGCGTGCCGCTTTCGAGGCGCGTGCTGCGGTAACGGCGGCCCACCCCAAGGAGCGCAACCGGCCCTTCCGGGTCGACCTGTCGCTGGCCGTTTCGGTCGGGCTGGAGGCGGAGAATGCGCGCCGCTTGCTCGGCAGCGCAGGCTTCCGCTGCGACCGCGCCCGCACTCTGCCTGAAGGCGCACACGGCCCCGCCGCGCCCGATCGCTGGCACTGGCGCCCGCGCCGCCCCGGTGAACGCGAGGAGCGCCGTCCGGATCGCAAGGATGGTCGCCCCGACCGCGCCCAGGAACGCGCCCGGCCCCGCAGCAAGGGGCGTCCCGACAAGAGTGCCGACGGCAAGGAACGCAAGGGCGGCGACCGGCCGGACAACAAATCCAGACCCCCGCGTGAAGGCGGTCAGCGGCCCGCCAGACCGGCCCAGACCCCCCCTAGACCCGTCGCAGACACCGGCCCGGCCCGCGCCGGGGGTGCCTTCGACAAGCTGGCGGACCTGCTCAAGGGATGACGGCGGAGGGTGCGGGACAGTCGCTCAGGATCGACCGCCTGCTGGTCTATCTCCGCTTCGCCCGCACCCGGTCTGCTGCGCAGGCACTGATCGATACCCACGCTTTGCGCCGCAACAGAAAGCATGTGCTGCGCGGATCGGAGCAGGCCCGTATCGGGGACGTGCTGACTTTGGCGCTGGGCACGAACGTACGGGTGATCGAGCTTACCGCCCTGCCCGATCGGCGCGGCTCTCCCGCACAGGCGGCTTCGCATTATCGGGAGGTTGATTCTGACGGGCTTGACCGTAAAGGGCAAATGACCATAGCAGCGTCGCCTTCCTTGGCGGATCATCCGCCGGACGAACCCGAAGACTTCCTTTGAAAGAGCCGCAATGACTTACGTCGTCACTGAAGACTGCATAAAGTGCAAGTACACCGACTGTGTGGAAGTGTGCCCGGTCGACTGCTTCTATGAAGGCGAGAACATGCTGGTGATCAATCCCAGCGAGTGCATCGATTGCGGCGTGTGCGAGCCGGAATGCCCGGCCGAGGCGATTCTGCCCGACACGGAAGACGGGCTGGAAAAGTGGCTCGAGCTGAACACCAAGTTCTCGGCGCAGTGGCCCAACATCACCAGCCAGAAGGCGCCGCCCGAAGATGCCGACGCGCACAAGGGCGAAAAGGACAAGTTCGAGAAGTATTTCAGCGCCGATCCGGGTGATGGCGACTGATTTTTGCGCCTAACCTATCAATCTGCATAGCTGCATAGGCCTGCGCAAATCGCCGACTCGCAATTTTGTTGCAGACGTGCTATATAATCGGATGACCGCGCTGGGCAGAGCCCGCGCAGGCGTTGAAAACCAGGAAGGCCCGACACCAGCAACCCCCTAACCGGATGATCTACACCCGGCGCTCTCTCCGTGAGGGGAAAGGTCGCGCTGCCGGGTAAGTCGTCCGCTCTCTCCCGTTGCCAGGTCGGCCGATTGAAAGGAACTTGCATGGCAAGCACCGCGAACGCATTCACCGTCGGCGATTATGTTGTCTACCCCAAGCACGGCGTAGGCCGGGTGATCGAGCTCCAGAGCGAGGAAATCGCCGGGATGCAGCTCGAACTCTACGTCCTCCGTTTCGAGAAAGAGCGCATGACTCTGCGTGTGCCGGTGGGCAAGGTCGAAGCGATCGGAATGCGCAAGCTGTCTTCCGACAAGACCCTCAGGCAGGCGATGGAAACCCTCAAGGGCAAGCCCAAGGTGAAGCGCACCATGTGGTCGCGCCGCGCCCAGGAATATGAAGCGAAGATCAACTCGGGCGACCTCGTGTCGATTGCCGAAGTGACCCGCGACCTGTTCCGCCCGGAAGACCAGCCCGAGCAGTCCTATTCGGAGCGCCAGATCTTCGAAGCGGCATCGAGCCGCCTCGCTCGCGAACTCGCGGCGATGGAAGAGACTGACGAGCCCACCGCGCTCGGCAAGATCCTCGACGTGCTGCGCGAACACGCTCCGCAATATTACGACACCGCCGAAGAAGCCTGAGGCACCTTCCGCGACAAGCGAACATCAAGGGCTGCCCTGCGGGGCGGCCCTTTTTGTTTGCACCATGCCAGTAGGTGTATTACACAGGCAACACGCCAACCGGCTCACGGGAGAGACCGCATGATCCACGCCATCTACCACCGCCTCGCTCCGGCTGCGCTGATCGCCCTTGCCATCCCGCTCGCCGGTTGTGACGGCGCGGATATCGAGATCAACGGGCAGAAGGGCGTGCCGCTCTCCGACATCGAGATCGCCGGCGCCCCGCCGTCCAAGGTGTTCCTTGCCTCTGGTGACACCGTGATCCTGACCGAGGGCGATACCTTCGCGATCAAGGTCGAAGGCAGCGGCACCGAAGGCCTGCGCTTCGTGCGCGACAGCGAGCTGATCGGCATCACCCGCGAGGAAGGCTGGGAGGGCGAGACGAACGCCACCATCCGCATCACCATGCCCGCGCCCAAGGAAGTCGTGATCGGCGGCAGCGGCACGGTGAAGGCGCAAGGTCTGGCGAGCGAGGCGGATATCAACATCGGCGGCAGCGGGCTGGTCGAATTCGGCAGCATTGCGGCGCAGCGACTCGCCATCAATATCGGCGGCAGCGGCACGGTGCGCGGGGCTGGCACCACCAAAGAGCTGGAAGTGCTGATCGGCGGCAGCGGTGAAGTGGAACTGGCCGGATTGAAGGCCGATACGGCGGAAGTCACCATCGGCGGCGCGGGCGATATCGCCTTTGCCTCGGACGGCACGGTTGAAGCCAACATCATGGGCGCAGGCGATGTCACCGTTACGGGAACGGCCAAGTGCACGGTCAATGCCGTGGGATCGGGCGCGCTGAACTGCTCGCCCGGCGGTAGCGGAGCGACAGCCTCGATCCCGGCGCCTGCGCAAAGCCCCGAGGTACCGGTCGCGCCCAAGGCACCGGCCGCGCCGGTAGCGGCCAAACCCGCAGAATAGCATTTGCCTTATGGCAGGCGACGCGCGACATTGTTCGCGTGATGCACGCAATTCGTCTCCTGGCTCTCTCTGTAGCGGCCCTCGCCTTGCAGGGCTGCCTTGCGCGCGCAGCCGTGGATGTGGTCACCCTGCCGGTACGCGCGGTGAGCAAGGGCGTGGATGTCGCCACCACCAGCCAGTCCGAAGCAGACGAGAAGCGCGGACGCGACATCCGCAAGCGCGAGGAACGGCTCGGCAAGCTTGAGCGCGATTACGACAAGCAGATGGAACGCTGCGCCGACGGCAATGACGAAGCCTGCGACAAGGCTCAGGCGATCCGGGCCGAGATGAAGGCGATTATGCCGGGTGTGCCGGTGGAGCCAGACGGGGATTAAGCCGCCGCCCGCCGCAACCGGTCATTGATCGCGCGGCCCACGCCACCCTCCGGCACCAGTGCGACCGCAATGCGGGGCTGAGAGGCAAGCGCAGCTTCGTGCAGGCAGGCGTAAAGGCGCGCCGCCGCTTCGGTGACGTCTCCGCTGGCTGACAGCGTGCAGTCACCCGCGATCTTCCCAAAGCCGATCAGGAATTCGCCAGCCTCGGCAGCTTCGGCATTCAGCCGCACCGGCTTGCCCGGCGCATAGTGGCTGGCGAGCTGTCCCGGTGCCTCGATATGCGCTCCGCTTCCGCGCACCCCGATCGAAAGCGGGCCGGGGCGCAATTCCTCGACGCGGCCATCGGCGCGCACAGCAACAATCGTCGACTCCACCCCCGCCCTGGTCGGCCCACCGTCGAGCACAAGATCGATCCGCCCGTCGAGCGAGGCGAGCACGTGTCCGGGCGTGGTCGGGCTGATAAAGCCACTGCGGTTGGCCGAGGGCGCGGCGAGCGGAAAGTCGAGTTGCTCCAGCAACGCCCGCATCGCCGGATGGGCGGGCGCACGCAGGGCAATGGTCGCAAGGCCCGCGGTGACCGCGTCAGCAAGACCGCTATCGGCACGGCGCGGCACAACCAGTGTCAGCGGCCCGGGCCAATGCGCCTCCGCCAACGCGCGGGCCTCGGGCGAGAACACGCCATAACGCGCCGCCTGCTCAACCCCGGTGACATGCACGATCAGCGGGTTGAAATCCGGGCGGCCCTTCGCGGCATAGATCTTCGCCACCGCCTCGGCGCTGTCCGCCCGCGCGGCGAGGCCGTAGACCGTTTCGGTCGGCACCGCGACAAGCCCACCCGATTCGAGGCAACGCGCCGCCCGCGCGATCCCCGCGGCGTCTGCCAGCACCACTTCCGTAACGTCCTTGCCGCTCATGCCCCGGCGCTATATTCAAACCCCCGCCCTGCCAAGTGTGCAGGCGTTTTCCCACCTGAAGGACGCCCCCAAGTGACCCCCTTTACCCCGCCGACCGCCGACCAGTTGCTCGCCATCCGCGTCAATGCCGGGATCGACGAACTCGCCCAGACCGAGCGCTTCGCCCATGCCGAACCCGATCTCGTCGAAGCCATCGTTGCCGGCGTTGGCCAGTTCGCCGCCGGGGAATTCGCGCCATTGAACCGCAAGGGCGATCTTGAAGGTGCAAAGCTCGAAAACGGCGTGGTGCGCCTGCCCGACGGGTTCGACGCTGCCTATCGCGCCTATGTCGAGCAGGGCTGGAATGCGATTGCCTCGCCCATCGCTCACGGCGGGCAAGGCCTGCCCTTCACGCTGGCCTGCAACGTGCTCGAAAACCTCGGCGCGGCGAATATGGCCTTCACGCTGCTGCCGATGCTCTCTGTCGGCGCGATCGAGGCGCTGGAACATCACGGGTCGAACGACCAGCAGGCGAAGTATCTTCCCAAACTGGTCAGCGGCGAATGGTCGGGCACGATGAACCTCACCGAGCCCGCCGCAGGGAGCGATGTCGGCGCACTGCGTTCGGTCGCGGAGCCAATCGTCAACGGCCCCCACGCAGGCAAGTATCTGATCACCGGCCAGAAGATCTACATCACCTGGGGCGAGCATGATCTGGCCGCGAACATCATCCACCTCGTCCTCGCCCGCCTGCCGGGCGCGCCCGAGGGATCGCGCGGCATCTCGCTGTTCGTTGTGCCGAAATATCATGTGAACGAGGACGGCAGCCTCGGCCCGCATAATGACCTTCGCTGCGTCAGCCTCGAACACAAGCTCGGCATCAACGCCTCGCCCACCTGCGTGATGAGCTATGGCGACAATGGCGAATGCATCGGCGAGTTGGTCGGCCAGCCGAACAAGGGCCTCGCCGCGATGTTCACGATGATGAACAATGCGCGCATCAATGTCGGCAATCAGGGCGTGCAGATCGGCGAGCGGGCGACGCAGCAGGCGCTCGCCTATGCGCGCGACCGGGTGCAATCCGCCCGCGCCGGTTCGCCTGACAAGACCCCGGTGGCGATCATCGAGCATCCCGACGTGCGCCGCATGATCCTGCGCATGAAGGCGCTGACCGAGGGGAGCCGCGCGCTGCTCTATTACTGCGCCGGGCAGGTCGATCGCGGCAATCTGGGCGATGAAGCGGCGAAGAACCGGTCGGAGCTGATTGTCCCGATGCTCAAGGCGTGGGGCACGGATATCGGCGTGGAGGTGGCGGGCCTCGGCATCCAGATCCACGGCGGGATGGGCTTTGTCGAGGAAACCGGCGCGGCGCAGCACTGGCGGGATTCGCGGATCGCGCCGATCTATGAAGGCACCAACGGGATCCAGGCCGCCGACCTTGTGACCCGCAAGCTTGGCCTTGATGGCGGGGAAGCGCTGGTGACGCTGCTCGATACGATTGCCGTTGAAGCCGCCGAGGAATTCGCCCTGTCCGCACTCGCGCGCGATTGCGCCAACGTAGCGCGCTGGATGCGTGACGAGGCAAGCCTCGACGATCGCCTGGCCGGGAGCGTCCCCTTCTGCACCATGGCCGCCGTCACGGTCGCCGGGTGGCAGCTGATGAAGCAGGCCGAGGCGGTTGCGGCAGGCGCTGCGCCGGAACTCGCGGCGATCAAGCCGGTGACGGTGCGCTTCTTCCTCGACCGGATCGTGCCGGAGGCCGCTGGCCTTAAGGCCGGAGCGGTCGCGGGGGCAGAACTGCTTTACGCCCTGCCCGCCGAAGCCCTGGTTGGCTGAGGTGACGGACGAGGCGCTCGAACGGATTGCCGCCGCGCTAGAGCGGCTTGCGCCTCCGCCGCCTCCGCCGACCGATTGGCTCGCCCATCCTGCCTATATCTGGGAGGGCGAGGCCGCGCGCGCTGTGCCGGTGCTGAATGCACTGCCGCTCGACGCGCTCCACGGGATTGACGCCCAGAAAGTCGCGCTGCGCAACAATTGCGCGCGGCTTGCTGCGGGCGCGGCGGCGCATGATGTACTGCTGTGGGGCGCGCGCGGCATGGGCAAATCGGCGCTGGTGCGCGCGGTGGTGGCCGATGTGCAGGCGGAGCGGCCGGAGTTTCTGGCGCTGGTGCAGCTCGCCCCGGAATCCCTGCCTCACTTCCCCGCACTGATCGCGCAATTGGCGCAGCAACCGCGCGCCTTTCTGCTGTTCATCGACGATCTCGGCTTCGGCGCGGACGGGCGGGCGGAGATGCTGGCGCTCAGAAGCCTGCTCGACGGCGGTGTTGCGCCGCGTCCGGCGCACATCCGCCTCGCCGTGACCGCCAACCGCCGCGCGATTGTCGAGCGGGAGGATACCTCCGCCGCCATCCACGAACGCGACGAGCGGGACGATGCGCTGGCGCTTGCCGACCGCTTCGGGCTGACGCTGGGGTTCCACCCGGCGGACAAGGACACCTACCTCGCAATTATCGCGGCTTACACAGCGCCGCTCGGCCTCAGCTTCGATCCCGAGGAGGCGATGGCCTTCGCCATCCAGCGCGGCAACCGGTCAGGCCGCACCGC
This DNA window, taken from Porphyrobacter sp. ULC335, encodes the following:
- a CDS encoding peptidoglycan DD-metalloendopeptidase family protein, translating into MNDGGDPDDAALVDGDASESRALVPVTPGAIDPETARDLLPYLRNSRQLAKPTQAQKAKRKLAARFDALAARYETWRLDASGWFDRLDLAPDLAEQIGSRRWLRGLGTMVGLGVVALAFWPDLTPLEARPAMPQGDAIQSELRSQMILPLALGADSGRRMGPTTAVIPLKSAPERPQIQFVVTLAPGDSFASMLRRAGVAPGDIDRAAALVGQAVAVGDIAPGTQMDLVLGRRPGPNVPRPLDSLAFRARFDLELELARSGVGVVAEDGTPVAPTGPLALKRNIIRVDETPLRVRGLVGSSLYRSMRQAGVPASAVQEYLKALDAQIDMDREVRANDEFDVIIAYRRAATGERQAGQLLYAGVDRNGQPRTQLMRWGGEGRFYEASGVGEQRRGLLAPVPGPITSNFGMRRHPILGYTRMHAGMDFKARYGTPIVAVSDGRVSAAGRSGGCGIAVRLEHSGNLSTRYCHMSQMAVRAGQTVRRGQVIGYVGSTGLSTGPHLHYEMYRGGRAINPATVQFVNRALLSGTELIDFRRQLIRLKEIEVGAALLDLAPQPGETKEPVREIEKVDTARRGTRGETPGATL
- a CDS encoding helicase-related protein — encoded protein: MCGHSSGMMGFPLRLLAREVYDRVRAIKGDKQVALITGEERIEPPDARYFLCTAEAMPRTAGDVAFVAIDEAQLGADPERGHIFTDRLLHARGREETMILGSATLEPMVKALIPKAEVTSRPRFSTLSHAGVCKLSRLPKRSAVVAFSVEQVYAMAEALRRFRGGAAVVMGALSPETRNKQVAMFQSGEVDYIVATDAIGMGLNLDLDHVAFAALSKFDGRRKRRLTPSEMAQIAGRAGRHQRDGTFGTLSGTGKGDGEPLEFTDEEVYAIEEHKFAPLTHLFWRDADPRFDRLETLIADLEARPDHAVLKAAPEAIDMAVLRRLAADPIADSVRGAGSVRRFWEACSLPDFRSLGVEQHARFVARLWEDLRGGYLGADFVAARIAELDRMQGDIDTLQGRIAAIRSWAYICQRPDWVLARDEMAARARAVEAKLSDALHARLTERFVNRRTTLLMKSLGQDASALPVTLEPDGHLTVEGESIGRLEGFRFHVDPNAGVADRRMLLAAGEKALPALLERRADWLLSQGITELEISGGAIRWQSRALADISFPGHPGSGNFGTPKLALTRDVVLLPEAAKAKLEAGLAAWLDKQLEPLEPLRKLAEAARDPNAGSQARALVITLIEARGVISREEAGLENLPKEMRPYLRKLGITFGALDIFDAPLLKPAPRKLLHALGLDLRPVQDAMLPVLAEGSWAKGRLPAGYRYAGAQAIRVDLAEKILRAAFEARAAVTAAHPKERNRPFRVDLSLAVSVGLEAENARRLLGSAGFRCDRARTLPEGAHGPAAPDRWHWRPRRPGEREERRPDRKDGRPDRAQERARPRSKGRPDKSADGKERKGGDRPDNKSRPPREGGQRPARPAQTPPRPVADTGPARAGGAFDKLADLLKG
- a CDS encoding RNA-binding S4 domain-containing protein encodes the protein MTAEGAGQSLRIDRLLVYLRFARTRSAAQALIDTHALRRNRKHVLRGSEQARIGDVLTLALGTNVRVIELTALPDRRGSPAQAASHYREVDSDGLDRKGQMTIAASPSLADHPPDEPEDFL
- the fdxA gene encoding ferredoxin FdxA; the protein is MTYVVTEDCIKCKYTDCVEVCPVDCFYEGENMLVINPSECIDCGVCEPECPAEAILPDTEDGLEKWLELNTKFSAQWPNITSQKAPPEDADAHKGEKDKFEKYFSADPGDGD
- a CDS encoding CarD family transcriptional regulator gives rise to the protein MASTANAFTVGDYVVYPKHGVGRVIELQSEEIAGMQLELYVLRFEKERMTLRVPVGKVEAIGMRKLSSDKTLRQAMETLKGKPKVKRTMWSRRAQEYEAKINSGDLVSIAEVTRDLFRPEDQPEQSYSERQIFEAASSRLARELAAMEETDEPTALGKILDVLREHAPQYYDTAEEA
- a CDS encoding head GIN domain-containing protein, which gives rise to MIHAIYHRLAPAALIALAIPLAGCDGADIEINGQKGVPLSDIEIAGAPPSKVFLASGDTVILTEGDTFAIKVEGSGTEGLRFVRDSELIGITREEGWEGETNATIRITMPAPKEVVIGGSGTVKAQGLASEADINIGGSGLVEFGSIAAQRLAINIGGSGTVRGAGTTKELEVLIGGSGEVELAGLKADTAEVTIGGAGDIAFASDGTVEANIMGAGDVTVTGTAKCTVNAVGSGALNCSPGGSGATASIPAPAQSPEVPVAPKAPAAPVAAKPAE
- a CDS encoding L-threonylcarbamoyladenylate synthase, which codes for MSGKDVTEVVLADAAGIARAARCLESGGLVAVPTETVYGLAARADSAEAVAKIYAAKGRPDFNPLIVHVTGVEQAARYGVFSPEARALAEAHWPGPLTLVVPRRADSGLADAVTAGLATIALRAPAHPAMRALLEQLDFPLAAPSANRSGFISPTTPGHVLASLDGRIDLVLDGGPTRAGVESTIVAVRADGRVEELRPGPLSIGVRGSGAHIEAPGQLASHYAPGKPVRLNAEAAEAGEFLIGFGKIAGDCTLSASGDVTEAAARLYACLHEAALASQPRIAVALVPEGGVGRAINDRLRRAAA
- a CDS encoding acyl-CoA dehydrogenase; protein product: MTPFTPPTADQLLAIRVNAGIDELAQTERFAHAEPDLVEAIVAGVGQFAAGEFAPLNRKGDLEGAKLENGVVRLPDGFDAAYRAYVEQGWNAIASPIAHGGQGLPFTLACNVLENLGAANMAFTLLPMLSVGAIEALEHHGSNDQQAKYLPKLVSGEWSGTMNLTEPAAGSDVGALRSVAEPIVNGPHAGKYLITGQKIYITWGEHDLAANIIHLVLARLPGAPEGSRGISLFVVPKYHVNEDGSLGPHNDLRCVSLEHKLGINASPTCVMSYGDNGECIGELVGQPNKGLAAMFTMMNNARINVGNQGVQIGERATQQALAYARDRVQSARAGSPDKTPVAIIEHPDVRRMILRMKALTEGSRALLYYCAGQVDRGNLGDEAAKNRSELIVPMLKAWGTDIGVEVAGLGIQIHGGMGFVEETGAAQHWRDSRIAPIYEGTNGIQAADLVTRKLGLDGGEALVTLLDTIAVEAAEEFALSALARDCANVARWMRDEASLDDRLAGSVPFCTMAAVTVAGWQLMKQAEAVAAGAAPELAAIKPVTVRFFLDRIVPEAAGLKAGAVAGAELLYALPAEALVG
- a CDS encoding ATP-binding protein, yielding MTDEALERIAAALERLAPPPPPPTDWLAHPAYIWEGEAARAVPVLNALPLDALHGIDAQKVALRNNCARLAAGAAAHDVLLWGARGMGKSALVRAVVADVQAERPEFLALVQLAPESLPHFPALIAQLAQQPRAFLLFIDDLGFGADGRAEMLALRSLLDGGVAPRPAHIRLAVTANRRAIVEREDTSAAIHERDERDDALALADRFGLTLGFHPADKDTYLAIIAAYTAPLGLSFDPEEAMAFAIQRGNRSGRTALQFATELAGRAGVRL